Proteins from one Embleya scabrispora genomic window:
- a CDS encoding MGMT family protein, whose amino-acid sequence MSDPNPFAERVLDLVERIPAGRVMAYGDIAEALQDGGPRQVGRVMALYGGGVPWWRVVRADGSLPSSHAVRAPKHYRAEGTPLRSGGERVDMTRARWTPDPDDVPQEPELPPIP is encoded by the coding sequence ATGAGTGACCCTAACCCCTTCGCCGAGCGGGTGCTCGACCTGGTCGAGCGCATTCCCGCCGGGCGGGTGATGGCGTACGGGGACATCGCCGAGGCCCTTCAGGACGGCGGCCCCCGGCAGGTCGGCCGGGTGATGGCGCTGTACGGCGGCGGGGTGCCCTGGTGGCGCGTGGTGCGGGCGGACGGTTCGCTGCCGTCGAGTCACGCGGTGCGCGCGCCGAAGCACTATCGGGCCGAGGGCACCCCGCTGCGCTCCGGCGGCGAGCGGGTGGACATGACCCGGGCCCGCTGGACGCCGGACCCCGATGACGTGCCACAGGAGCCGGAACTTCCGCCGATTCCCTGA
- a CDS encoding DUF3107 domain-containing protein — translation MEIKIGVQHAARELVLESTDNPEDVERAIADALSGESALLSLTDEKGRRVIVPAKHLAYVEIGESSARKVGFGANA, via the coding sequence GTGGAGATCAAGATCGGCGTACAGCACGCCGCGCGGGAGCTGGTGCTGGAGAGCACGGACAACCCGGAGGACGTCGAGCGGGCCATCGCCGACGCGCTGTCGGGCGAGTCCGCACTGCTGTCCCTGACGGACGAGAAGGGCCGCCGCGTGATCGTGCCGGCCAAGCACCTGGCCTACGTCGAGATCGGCGAATCCTCGGCCCGCAAGGTCGGCTTCGGCGCCAACGCCTGA
- a CDS encoding ATP-dependent helicase has translation MTTPTPAYRLRRTPVAPPAPVIPDAYQRAVIEHRGGPLLVLAGPGTGKTTVLVEAVAERVARGIRPEEILVLTFGRKAAGELRDRLTARLRAAGARTATVPTATTFHSFCYALVREHQPAELFSYPLRLLTGPEQDVFVRELLAGGVEEGSLTWPTELRAAVGTRGFADEVRAVIARSREIGLDPDALARFAEDTGRRDWRAAADFLAEYLDVIDAQGVVDYAELVHRAVLLAEQPETAAILRGRYKAVFVDEYQDTDPAQVRLLAALAGDGRDLIAVGDPDQSIYAFRGADVNGILDFPHRFPRADGEPADIVVLRTSRRAPAGLLAASRVVTQRMALSRLPGDRVRAHRELIPSVSGAEDPSRVEVYTYPTPGAELDNTADILRRAHLEDGVPWGRMAVLVRSGARSIPGLRRALSAAGVPLEIAGDELPIAAEQAVAPLLTALHVAADPAVLDAETARGLLQSPLGGLDAGDLRLLGRALRAEERAASAATVTGTRPSAELIRDALATPEQLVGIEQRVGGGALRLGLLIRKAREVLAGGGTTEDALWELWQGTPWPGRLERAVLRGGTAGRNADRDLDAVVALFEVAAKAEERAGHRGALNFLAELKAQEIAGDRLDDSALRGEAVRLLTAHRAKGLQWRLVVVHGVQEGLWPDLRRRGSLLEADRIGSDGLAEPLSPGALLAEERRLFYVAVTRAQERLVVTAVDSSYDDGDQPSRFLEELGVTPVEVKERPRRPLSTSALVAELRSAAVDPLAPAVLRRAAARRLAALADLRDDEGHALVPAAHPDRWWGLVAPTDPGVPIRDPADAVRLSGSSVAKVRDCALSWFLGSEVHADSPRSAALGFGNVVHALADEVGTGATAAELPVLMDRLDRVWDALAFDAPWQSEQQKDEARTALERFLSWHTNERHRTVAATEHGFEVELTAGEYRVVVRGSMDRVERGEDGLAYVVDFKTGRRPPTRTEVEGHPQLAVYQVAVANGALDDLPDFADGRPASGGAELIQLRSADKGETGQPVVLAQDPPLPDPDGGTWVGGLLADVAGRIIGERFTPTAGSHCDRCDFRRCCSARPEGRMTVE, from the coding sequence ATGACCACCCCGACCCCGGCGTACCGCCTGCGGCGTACTCCCGTGGCCCCGCCCGCGCCCGTGATTCCCGACGCCTACCAGCGGGCGGTGATCGAGCACCGGGGCGGCCCGCTGCTCGTGCTCGCCGGTCCCGGCACCGGCAAGACCACCGTGCTCGTGGAGGCGGTCGCCGAGCGGGTCGCGCGCGGGATCCGGCCCGAGGAGATCCTGGTCCTGACCTTCGGCCGCAAGGCGGCGGGGGAGTTGCGCGACCGGTTGACCGCGCGGCTGCGCGCGGCCGGCGCGCGCACCGCGACGGTGCCGACCGCGACCACCTTCCACTCGTTCTGCTACGCCCTGGTGCGCGAGCACCAGCCGGCCGAGTTGTTCAGCTATCCGCTGCGCCTGCTCACCGGCCCCGAGCAGGACGTGTTCGTGCGCGAACTGCTCGCGGGCGGGGTCGAGGAGGGCAGCCTGACCTGGCCCACCGAACTGCGCGCGGCGGTGGGCACCCGCGGCTTCGCCGACGAGGTGCGTGCGGTGATCGCGCGCAGCCGCGAGATCGGGCTCGACCCGGACGCGCTGGCCCGGTTCGCCGAGGACACCGGGCGGCGGGACTGGCGGGCCGCGGCCGACTTCCTGGCCGAATACCTGGACGTGATCGACGCGCAGGGCGTGGTGGACTACGCCGAACTCGTGCACCGCGCGGTGCTGCTGGCCGAGCAGCCGGAGACCGCCGCGATCCTGCGCGGGCGCTACAAGGCGGTGTTCGTCGACGAATACCAGGACACCGACCCGGCGCAGGTGCGCCTGTTGGCCGCGCTCGCCGGGGACGGACGCGACCTGATCGCGGTGGGCGATCCGGACCAGTCCATCTACGCGTTCCGCGGCGCCGACGTGAACGGCATCCTCGACTTCCCGCACCGCTTCCCGCGCGCCGACGGCGAGCCCGCCGACATCGTGGTGCTGCGCACCTCGCGCCGGGCACCGGCCGGCCTGCTCGCCGCCTCGCGCGTGGTCACGCAGCGCATGGCGCTGAGCCGGCTGCCGGGCGATCGGGTACGCGCGCACCGCGAGCTGATCCCGTCGGTGTCGGGGGCCGAGGACCCGAGTCGGGTCGAGGTGTACACGTATCCCACGCCCGGCGCCGAGTTGGACAACACCGCCGACATCCTGCGCCGCGCGCACCTGGAGGACGGCGTGCCGTGGGGGCGGATGGCCGTGCTCGTGCGCTCCGGCGCCCGCTCGATACCGGGCCTGCGCCGGGCGCTGTCGGCCGCCGGGGTGCCGCTCGAGATCGCCGGCGACGAGTTGCCGATCGCGGCCGAGCAGGCGGTGGCGCCGCTGCTGACCGCGCTGCACGTGGCGGCGGACCCGGCCGTGCTGGACGCGGAGACCGCGCGCGGGTTGTTGCAGTCGCCGCTGGGCGGGCTCGACGCGGGCGATCTGCGGTTGCTCGGGCGGGCGTTGCGGGCCGAGGAGCGGGCCGCGTCGGCGGCGACGGTCACCGGCACCCGGCCGTCGGCCGAGCTGATCCGGGACGCGCTGGCCACGCCCGAGCAACTCGTCGGGATAGAGCAGCGGGTCGGCGGCGGGGCACTGCGCCTGGGCCTGCTGATCCGCAAGGCGCGCGAGGTGCTGGCGGGCGGCGGGACCACCGAGGACGCGCTGTGGGAGTTGTGGCAGGGCACCCCGTGGCCGGGCCGGCTGGAGCGCGCGGTGTTGCGCGGCGGTACCGCCGGGCGCAACGCGGATCGCGATCTGGACGCCGTGGTGGCCCTGTTCGAGGTGGCGGCCAAGGCCGAGGAGCGCGCCGGACACCGGGGGGCGCTGAACTTCCTGGCCGAGTTGAAGGCCCAGGAGATCGCCGGTGACCGCCTCGACGACAGCGCGCTGCGCGGCGAGGCGGTACGGCTGCTGACCGCGCACCGGGCCAAGGGCCTGCAGTGGCGCCTGGTGGTGGTGCACGGGGTGCAGGAGGGCCTGTGGCCGGACCTGCGCCGGCGGGGCTCGCTGCTCGAAGCCGACCGGATCGGCTCCGACGGGCTGGCCGAGCCGCTCTCGCCCGGCGCGCTGCTCGCGGAGGAGCGGCGGTTGTTCTACGTCGCGGTCACCCGGGCGCAGGAGCGGCTGGTGGTGACCGCGGTCGACTCCAGCTACGACGACGGTGATCAGCCCTCGCGGTTCCTGGAGGAGCTGGGCGTGACGCCGGTGGAGGTCAAGGAGCGGCCCCGGCGGCCGCTGTCGACCTCCGCGCTGGTGGCCGAGTTGCGCTCGGCGGCGGTGGATCCGCTGGCGCCGGCGGTGCTGCGCCGGGCCGCCGCGCGCCGGCTGGCCGCGCTCGCGGACCTGCGTGACGACGAGGGGCACGCGCTGGTGCCGGCCGCGCACCCGGACCGGTGGTGGGGCCTGGTGGCGCCGACCGACCCGGGGGTGCCGATCCGGGACCCGGCGGACGCGGTGCGGCTGTCCGGCAGTTCGGTGGCCAAGGTGCGCGACTGCGCGCTGAGCTGGTTCCTGGGCAGCGAGGTGCACGCGGACTCGCCGCGCTCGGCGGCGCTCGGCTTCGGCAACGTGGTGCACGCGCTCGCCGACGAGGTGGGCACGGGGGCCACCGCGGCGGAACTGCCGGTGCTGATGGACCGGCTCGACCGGGTGTGGGACGCGTTGGCGTTCGACGCGCCGTGGCAGTCCGAGCAGCAGAAGGACGAGGCCCGCACCGCGCTGGAGCGGTTCCTGTCCTGGCACACCAACGAGCGGCACCGCACCGTCGCGGCCACCGAGCACGGCTTCGAGGTCGAGCTGACCGCGGGGGAGTACCGGGTGGTCGTCCGGGGCTCGATGGACCGCGTCGAGCGCGGCGAGGACGGGCTCGCGTATGTGGTGGACTTCAAGACCGGCCGCAGGCCGCCGACCCGGACCGAGGTCGAGGGGCATCCGCAGCTCGCGGTGTACCAGGTGGCGGTCGCCAACGGGGCGCTCGACGACCTGCCCGACTTCGCGGACGGCCGGCCCGCCTCCGGCGGCGCCGAGTTGATCCAGTTGCGCTCGGCGGACAAGGGCGAGACCGGGCAGCCCGTGGTGCTTGCCCAGGACCCGCCCCTGCCCGACCCGGACGGGGGCACGTGGGTGGGCGGCCTGCTCGCCGACGTGGCCGGTCGGATCATCGGCGAACGGTTCACCCCGACCGCGGGATCGCACTGCGACCGGTGCGATTTCCGCCGCTGTTGCAGTGCCCGTCCGGAAGGTCGGATGACGGTCGAGTAG
- a CDS encoding TetR/AcrR family transcriptional regulator, which yields MTAIQDADPRPRGTRLPRLARRTQLLGAAQEVFVKQGYHAAAMDDIAECAGVSKPVLYQHFPGKLELYLALLDQHCEALFAAVQRALESTHDNKLRVAATVDAYFAFVDDDGGAFRLVFESDLTNESAVRERVERVSEMCADAVSKIIAEDTGLGQEESMLLAIGLTGMAQVTARYWIARGATIPRDAASQLVSSLSWRGISRFPRKDDPPH from the coding sequence GTGACAGCCATCCAGGATGCGGACCCCCGTCCTCGCGGCACCCGGCTGCCCCGGCTCGCGCGCAGAACGCAACTCCTCGGCGCCGCCCAGGAAGTCTTCGTCAAGCAGGGCTACCACGCCGCCGCGATGGACGACATCGCCGAATGCGCCGGCGTCAGCAAGCCCGTGTTGTACCAGCACTTCCCCGGCAAGCTGGAGCTGTATCTGGCGCTGCTCGACCAGCACTGCGAGGCGCTGTTCGCGGCGGTGCAGCGAGCGCTGGAGTCGACGCACGACAACAAGCTCCGCGTGGCCGCCACGGTCGACGCCTACTTCGCCTTCGTCGACGACGACGGCGGCGCGTTCCGGCTGGTCTTCGAGTCGGACCTGACCAACGAGAGCGCGGTGCGCGAGCGGGTGGAGCGGGTCAGCGAGATGTGCGCCGACGCGGTGAGCAAGATCATCGCCGAGGACACCGGCCTCGGCCAGGAGGAGTCGATGCTCCTGGCGATCGGGCTGACCGGCATGGCGCAGGTCACCGCGCGCTACTGGATCGCGCGCGGCGCGACCATCCCGCGCGACGCCGCGTCGCAGCTGGTGTCGTCGCTGTCCTGGCGCGGCATCTCCCGCTTCCCGCGCAAGGACGACCCGCCGCACTGA
- a CDS encoding alpha/beta fold hydrolase, producing the protein MTTLSPASDADPTPWPARTVEVGSGSEVVVRRDALGDADLPPAMMIHGLGGSSLNWTELAAELRSDLSVELIDLPGFGYSAPPRNGDYSISAHCRAVEGAILSLRKGPVHLFGNSMGGAVATRLAARRPDLVRTLTLISPALPDLRVRPSVLPTALLGVPGVGRALLRISRNMTPEERTRMSIAMMYGNPGAVGEKAFADAAAEYRRRLELPYMMDAFSHSTRSVIGAYLERGSRALWRQAAEVRASTLLVYGRRDRLVDPRMAKRATETFPDARLLVVPDSGHVAMLEHPRVVARGFRELLDGALSPSNVVG; encoded by the coding sequence GTGACGACCCTGAGCCCCGCAAGCGACGCCGACCCGACGCCCTGGCCTGCGCGAACGGTCGAGGTCGGGAGCGGTAGCGAGGTCGTGGTGCGCCGCGACGCGCTCGGCGACGCCGACCTGCCGCCCGCGATGATGATCCACGGGCTCGGCGGTTCGTCGTTGAACTGGACGGAACTGGCCGCCGAACTGCGGTCGGATCTTTCCGTGGAGCTGATCGACCTCCCCGGATTCGGATACTCCGCGCCGCCGCGCAACGGCGACTACTCGATCTCCGCGCACTGTCGTGCGGTGGAGGGCGCGATCCTGTCGCTGCGCAAGGGGCCGGTACACCTGTTCGGCAACTCGATGGGCGGGGCGGTGGCCACCCGGCTCGCCGCCCGGCGGCCGGACCTGGTCCGCACGCTGACCCTGATCTCGCCCGCGCTGCCGGACCTGCGGGTGCGCCCGTCGGTGCTGCCCACGGCGCTGCTGGGAGTACCCGGCGTGGGCCGCGCGCTGTTGCGGATCAGTCGGAACATGACACCCGAGGAACGCACCCGGATGTCGATCGCGATGATGTACGGCAACCCGGGCGCGGTCGGCGAGAAAGCCTTCGCCGACGCCGCGGCCGAGTATCGGCGCCGGCTCGAACTCCCGTACATGATGGACGCGTTCTCGCACTCGACCCGGTCGGTGATCGGGGCCTACCTGGAGCGCGGCAGTCGGGCGCTGTGGCGGCAGGCGGCCGAGGTGCGGGCGTCCACACTGCTCGTCTACGGTCGCCGGGACCGCCTGGTCGACCCGCGGATGGCCAAGCGGGCGACCGAGACCTTCCCCGACGCCCGATTGCTCGTGGTGCCCGATTCCGGGCACGTGGCCATGCTCGAACACCCCCGCGTGGTGGCCCGGGGTTTCCGCGAACTACTCGACGGGGCCCTCTCGCCGTCGAACGTGGTGGGGTGA
- a CDS encoding lysylphosphatidylglycerol synthase transmembrane domain-containing protein, with the protein MIRVLLGVLALGVVFFLASIARQTTSGLESDIVRGAQNSTPHLLLNLSGGVFAVAVLVVPVAYGIERLVSRDGLRVADGVIAAAATYLASLGLDWWITGPGPEALRDALTRPLPLPRTGWTDPVHGYLAPIVAYVTAVGLVRRPRWQLVVWTLLLLNAATVLVGGYTTPVALLTSVLFGRTIAYATLYAVGLPNTRPPAESVVAALRRFGLVAVSCVRTDDGPEETRRYAVRLADDRLLDVTVLDRDQQASGAIYRFYRRLVLRGVTQRRTVLSTRRALEQESLMAYACADAGVRAPRLVATTEVGPDAALLAYAHVPGRTLDTLDDEEITDELLARVWQLLGLLQAHRLTHRRLVAESILVDGSGEPWLVDLRAGEIASSDLALRIDTAQLLTTVALRVGEERAVHTAAEVLGADTVAACLPLLQKVALSRSTRSVLRKDKNLLSRIREQILELRPQAEVEPVRLERVRARTLVSVVASAFAGYFLLSQLSHVDLGEIFASANWGWAAIGLLAASLSYVCAALMLLGYVPERLSLYRTTMVQLAGSFVKLVAPPAVSGVALNTRYLQKAGIPPTLAAASVGVSQLGGLVFHVGLLAFFGYIAGTAETPSFAPSGAVIAGLLILALVTLLVMAVPPLRRWIVKQLRQLFSGIVPRLLDVLQTPTKLAAGLGGTVLLTLTFILCLDASVRAFGGSANFAAIAVVFLAGNAIGSAAPTPGGIGAVEAALIAGLTSTARLPFETATAAVLLYRFLTFWLPVLPGWLAFTHLQRKQAI; encoded by the coding sequence TTGATCCGAGTCCTGCTCGGCGTGCTCGCCCTCGGCGTGGTCTTCTTCCTGGCCAGTATCGCCCGGCAGACCACCTCCGGCCTGGAATCGGACATCGTGCGCGGCGCGCAGAACAGCACGCCGCACCTGCTGCTCAACCTGTCCGGCGGGGTCTTCGCCGTCGCGGTGCTCGTGGTGCCGGTGGCCTACGGCATCGAACGCCTGGTCAGCCGGGACGGGTTGCGCGTCGCCGACGGGGTGATCGCCGCCGCGGCCACCTACCTGGCCTCGCTCGGCCTGGACTGGTGGATCACCGGCCCGGGCCCCGAGGCGCTGCGCGACGCGCTCACCCGCCCGCTGCCGCTGCCGCGGACCGGCTGGACCGATCCGGTGCACGGCTATCTCGCGCCGATCGTCGCGTACGTCACCGCGGTCGGCCTGGTGCGCCGACCGCGCTGGCAACTCGTGGTGTGGACGCTGCTCCTGCTGAATGCGGCGACGGTGCTGGTCGGCGGCTACACCACCCCCGTCGCGCTGCTCACCAGCGTGCTGTTCGGGCGCACCATCGCCTACGCCACGCTGTACGCGGTCGGCCTGCCCAACACCCGCCCGCCGGCCGAGTCGGTGGTCGCCGCGCTGCGCCGGTTCGGCCTGGTGGCGGTGTCGTGCGTGCGCACCGACGACGGCCCCGAGGAGACCCGCCGCTACGCGGTCCGGCTGGCCGACGACCGCCTGCTCGACGTGACCGTGCTCGACCGCGACCAGCAGGCGTCCGGGGCGATCTACCGGTTCTACCGGCGACTGGTGCTGCGCGGGGTCACCCAGCGCCGCACCGTGCTGTCCACCCGGCGTGCGCTCGAACAGGAGTCGCTGATGGCGTACGCGTGCGCCGACGCCGGCGTGCGCGCGCCGCGCCTGGTGGCCACCACCGAGGTGGGCCCGGACGCCGCGCTGCTGGCCTACGCACACGTGCCCGGGCGCACCCTGGACACACTCGACGACGAGGAGATCACCGACGAACTCCTGGCCCGGGTGTGGCAGCTGCTCGGCCTGCTCCAGGCGCACCGGCTCACCCATCGCCGGCTGGTCGCGGAGAGCATCCTGGTGGACGGCTCCGGCGAGCCGTGGCTGGTGGACCTGCGGGCCGGCGAGATCGCGTCGAGCGACCTGGCTCTGCGCATCGACACCGCGCAACTGCTCACCACGGTGGCGCTGCGGGTGGGCGAGGAACGCGCGGTACACACCGCCGCCGAGGTACTGGGCGCGGACACCGTCGCCGCGTGCCTGCCGCTGCTGCAAAAGGTCGCGCTCAGCCGCAGCACCCGCTCGGTGCTGCGCAAGGACAAGAACCTGCTCTCCCGGATCCGCGAGCAGATCCTGGAACTGCGCCCCCAGGCCGAGGTCGAGCCGGTGCGTCTGGAGCGGGTCCGCGCGCGCACCCTGGTCTCCGTGGTGGCGAGCGCGTTCGCGGGCTACTTCCTGCTCTCCCAGCTCAGCCACGTCGACCTGGGCGAGATCTTCGCGAGCGCCAACTGGGGCTGGGCGGCGATCGGCCTGCTGGCCGCCTCGCTCAGCTACGTGTGCGCCGCGCTGATGCTGCTGGGCTACGTCCCGGAACGGTTGTCGCTGTATCGCACCACGATGGTGCAACTCGCCGGCTCGTTCGTGAAGCTCGTCGCCCCGCCGGCGGTCAGCGGCGTCGCGCTCAACACGCGATATCTGCAAAAGGCCGGGATTCCGCCCACCCTGGCCGCGGCCAGCGTCGGTGTCTCCCAACTCGGCGGACTGGTCTTCCACGTCGGCCTGTTGGCCTTCTTCGGATACATCGCCGGCACCGCCGAGACGCCGTCGTTCGCGCCGTCCGGCGCGGTGATCGCGGGCCTGCTGATCCTGGCCCTGGTGACCCTGCTGGTGATGGCCGTACCGCCGCTGCGGCGCTGGATCGTCAAACAGTTGCGCCAGTTGTTCTCCGGCATCGTGCCGAGGCTGCTCGACGTGCTGCAGACGCCGACCAAGCTGGCGGCCGGCCTGGGCGGCACGGTTTTGCTGACGCTGACCTTCATCCTGTGTCTGGACGCCAGCGTGCGGGCCTTCGGCGGCTCGGCCAACTTCGCCGCGATCGCGGTGGTCTTCCTGGCCGGCAACGCGATCGGCTCGGCCGCGCCCACGCCGGGCGGCATCGGCGCGGTGGAGGCGGCCCTGATCGCGGGCCTGACCAGCACCGCACGCCTGCCGTTCGAAACCGCGACGGCCGCGGTCCTGCTCTACCGCTTCCTGACCTTCTGGCTCCCGGTCCTCCCCGGCTGGCTCGCCTTCACCCACCTACAACGCAAACAGGCGATCTGA
- a CDS encoding DUF3152 domain-containing protein has product MGRHSGVQTSVQYGGEELPDDGLSGGYAAVPQQADYGQVHEGGYAGGWAAGPTDTSYASGYVEQDTGYHGYPVDQGYGGYPTDGQHTGSYGYDAVQHGWEHPAPAVDSGTWAAVGTMPGAPAHWDDPLEPYDARPQTGGYPAQNFAAGAYGTDTFAADAFGAPAFDTGTFDTGSFGGDGYATGGYASVGYANDLYAADAYQSGMHAAVEAPAAPTYDTTTFEPQSFVGYGYDTSGAYPVVAPVEDSSADALHDLPAESGQIDLPGVGQYAMEAEPWVDSGPELDLEQLSFATEPGDDFADPKPLHVEPEPEHGFEPDTGSAPPRGRAQTRKANRPAPRKGRRTLVAAGGVVVTGAVLAGAVVLQMPDEGTSSQAAGDDQAAPGAGHRPTDQAASRGSERDPVAPGSASALPLPTPQSPTTTDQLTLRFPLDPKLGLSGKFDTVPGKEAAPGAGRKYTYAVEIEQGLQLDGELFATTVQKTLNDKRSWASGGLTFERTDSSPKADFVVRLASPETVHKTCSPLVGDTSEDNVSCDAFGTRWVMINAWRWAQGSTAYGDDIVGYRQMLINHEVGHRLGHNHEKSCGAGGIGAGLAPVMMQQTKTRVASEGSMKGETCEANPWPYPSGKLTK; this is encoded by the coding sequence ATGGGACGTCATTCGGGCGTGCAGACGAGCGTGCAGTACGGCGGCGAGGAGCTGCCGGACGACGGACTCTCCGGCGGCTACGCGGCGGTGCCGCAGCAGGCCGACTACGGACAGGTCCACGAGGGCGGATACGCCGGCGGTTGGGCCGCCGGCCCGACCGACACGTCGTATGCCTCCGGGTACGTCGAGCAGGACACCGGCTACCACGGGTACCCCGTGGACCAGGGCTACGGCGGATATCCCACCGACGGGCAGCACACCGGGTCCTACGGCTACGACGCCGTGCAGCACGGCTGGGAGCACCCCGCGCCGGCGGTCGACTCCGGCACCTGGGCGGCGGTCGGGACGATGCCCGGGGCGCCCGCGCACTGGGACGACCCGCTGGAGCCCTACGACGCGCGGCCGCAGACCGGCGGGTATCCCGCGCAGAACTTCGCCGCCGGCGCGTACGGCACCGACACCTTCGCCGCCGACGCGTTCGGCGCCCCCGCGTTCGACACGGGCACGTTCGACACCGGGTCCTTCGGCGGCGACGGCTACGCCACCGGCGGCTACGCGAGTGTGGGCTACGCCAACGACCTGTACGCCGCGGACGCCTACCAGAGCGGGATGCACGCCGCGGTCGAGGCGCCCGCCGCGCCGACCTACGACACGACCACGTTCGAGCCGCAGAGCTTCGTCGGCTACGGCTACGACACCTCGGGCGCGTACCCGGTCGTGGCGCCGGTCGAGGATTCATCGGCCGACGCGCTCCACGACCTGCCCGCGGAGTCCGGGCAGATCGATCTGCCCGGAGTGGGGCAGTACGCGATGGAGGCCGAGCCGTGGGTCGACTCGGGACCCGAACTCGACCTGGAACAACTCTCGTTCGCGACCGAGCCGGGCGACGACTTCGCCGACCCGAAGCCGCTGCACGTCGAACCCGAGCCGGAGCACGGCTTCGAGCCGGACACCGGGAGCGCCCCGCCGCGAGGTCGCGCGCAGACCCGCAAGGCGAACCGGCCCGCGCCGCGCAAGGGACGGCGCACGCTGGTCGCGGCGGGCGGCGTGGTGGTGACCGGCGCGGTGCTCGCCGGCGCGGTCGTGCTGCAGATGCCCGACGAGGGCACGTCGAGCCAGGCGGCCGGCGACGACCAGGCCGCGCCGGGCGCGGGCCACCGGCCCACCGACCAGGCCGCCTCGCGGGGTTCGGAGCGGGACCCGGTCGCCCCCGGCAGCGCCTCCGCGCTGCCGCTGCCCACGCCCCAGTCGCCGACCACCACCGACCAGCTCACCCTGCGCTTCCCGCTGGATCCGAAGCTGGGGCTGAGCGGCAAGTTCGACACCGTGCCCGGCAAGGAGGCCGCCCCCGGCGCGGGCCGCAAGTACACCTACGCGGTGGAGATCGAGCAGGGCCTGCAACTCGACGGCGAGCTGTTCGCCACCACGGTGCAGAAGACGCTGAACGACAAGCGCAGTTGGGCGAGCGGCGGGCTGACCTTCGAGCGCACCGACAGTTCGCCGAAGGCCGACTTCGTGGTGCGGCTGGCGAGTCCGGAGACGGTGCACAAGACGTGCAGCCCCCTGGTCGGCGACACCAGCGAGGACAACGTCTCCTGCGACGCGTTCGGCACCCGGTGGGTGATGATCAACGCCTGGCGCTGGGCCCAGGGTTCGACCGCCTACGGCGACGACATCGTCGGCTACCGGCAGATGCTGATCAACCACGAGGTCGGCCACCGGCTCGGCCACAACCACGAGAAGTCGTGCGGTGCGGGCGGCATCGGAGCCGGCCTGGCCCCGGTGATGATGCAGCAGACCAAGACCCGGGTCGCGAGCGAGGGCTCGATGAAGGGTGAGACCTGCGAGGCCAACCCGTGGCCGTACCCGTCGGGCAAGCTCACCAAGTAG
- the moeZ gene encoding adenylyltransferase/sulfurtransferase MoeZ, with product MSQLPPLVEPAAELTVDEVRRYSRHLIIPDVGMAGQKRLKNAKVLCVGAGGLGSPALMYLAAAGVGTLGIVEFDTVDESNLQRQIIHGQSDIGRSKAESARDSVKEINPYTEVVLHEERLEADNVMEIFGQYDLIVDGTDNFATRYLVNDACVLLNKPYVWGSIYRFDGQASVFWSEHGPCYRCLYPEPPPPGMVPSCAEGGVLGVLCASIGSIQVNEAIKLLQGIGEPLVGRLMIYDALEMTYRTVKVRKDPECAVCGKNPTVTELIDYEAFCGVVSEEAQEAALGSTITPRQLKEWLDAGENIDLIDVREPGEYEIVQIPGSRLIPKNEFLMGRALEDMPQDKRIVLNCKTGVRSAEVLAVLHAAGFKDSVHLGGGVIGWVNQIEPEKPVY from the coding sequence GTGTCGCAGCTACCACCTCTGGTCGAGCCGGCCGCCGAGCTGACCGTCGACGAGGTCCGTCGTTACTCGCGCCACCTGATCATCCCCGACGTCGGGATGGCCGGGCAGAAGCGGCTGAAGAACGCCAAGGTGCTCTGTGTGGGCGCCGGTGGCCTGGGGTCGCCGGCGTTGATGTACCTCGCCGCGGCGGGCGTCGGCACGCTCGGCATCGTCGAGTTCGACACCGTCGACGAGTCCAACCTCCAGCGCCAGATCATCCACGGGCAGAGCGACATCGGCCGCTCGAAGGCCGAGTCCGCGCGCGACTCGGTCAAGGAGATCAACCCGTACACCGAGGTCGTCCTGCACGAGGAGCGGCTCGAGGCCGACAACGTGATGGAGATCTTCGGGCAGTACGACCTGATCGTCGACGGCACGGACAACTTCGCCACCCGCTACCTGGTCAACGACGCCTGCGTGCTGTTGAACAAGCCGTACGTGTGGGGTTCGATCTACCGGTTCGACGGTCAGGCGAGCGTGTTCTGGTCCGAGCACGGGCCGTGCTACCGCTGCCTGTACCCGGAGCCGCCGCCGCCCGGGATGGTCCCCTCCTGCGCCGAGGGCGGCGTGCTCGGCGTGTTGTGCGCGTCGATCGGGTCGATCCAGGTCAACGAGGCGATCAAGCTGCTCCAGGGCATCGGCGAGCCGCTGGTCGGCCGGCTGATGATCTACGACGCGCTGGAGATGACCTACCGCACCGTCAAGGTCCGCAAGGACCCCGAGTGCGCGGTCTGCGGCAAGAACCCGACCGTCACCGAGCTGATCGACTACGAGGCGTTCTGCGGCGTGGTCTCCGAGGAGGCCCAGGAGGCCGCGCTCGGGTCCACGATCACGCCTCGTCAGCTCAAGGAATGGCTCGACGCCGGCGAGAACATCGACCTGATCGACGTGCGGGAGCCGGGCGAGTACGAGATCGTGCAGATCCCGGGGTCGCGGCTGATTCCGAAGAACGAGTTCCTGATGGGCCGGGCCCTGGAGGACATGCCGCAGGACAAGCGGATCGTGCTCAACTGCAAGACGGGCGTGCGGTCGGCCGAGGTGTTGGCGGTGCTGCATGCCGCGGGCTTCAAGGACTCCGTGCACCTCGGTGGCGGGGTGATCGGTTGGGTCAACCAGATCGAGCCGGAGAAGCCGGTCTACTAG